Genomic DNA from Halobaculum sp. CBA1158:
ATCTTGCGAGTCTAACAGGAGACCGAGGTAGGAGGTACGGATCTGATCTGTGGGGTCGAGTCCCAGGTCGACGAGCGTCGCCGTCGCGCCCTCCCGTGCGGACTCGATGTCGTCGGCCGTCGCCTCGGTCTCGACCTCGACGAACTCGCCCAAGCCCGACACGTCGTCGAGCGTGACGGTGTAGCCGTCGAGTCGGTGGAACTCGCGGTCCTTCTCGACGGTCGCGGCCGGTTCGAAGCCGAGTCCCGCGAAGATTCCCGCGGTGGCGTCCGCATCGTCGACGGCGGTCTCGCGTTCCTCGCGGGTCTTCGATTCGGCCTCGACGAGCGGTCCCTTGTAGGTGAGTTTCGTCTCGGTTCTCGTCTCCTCGGGCCCGAGGTCGTCCGCCTCGACGACCGTCTCGCTGCGGACCCGAAGCGCCTCGTCGGTCTCCGCGAAGTCACGGTGAGGCGCGTCGTAGTAGGTGTCGACCTGTCGGACGGTCGCGACCCGCTCGGCCCCCGCGGCGTCGAGTCGGTCGCGGACCGCGTCGTGGTCCGCCCGAGTCTTCAGTTCGACCTCGAACACGT
This window encodes:
- the cyaB gene encoding class IV adenylate cyclase; its protein translation is MFEVELKTRADHDAVRDRLDAAGAERVATVRQVDTYYDAPHRDFAETDEALRVRSETVVEADDLGPEETRTETKLTYKGPLVEAESKTREERETAVDDADATAGIFAGLGFEPAATVEKDREFHRLDGYTVTLDDVSGLGEFVEVETEATADDIESAREGATATLVDLGLDPTDQIRTSYLGLLLDSQDSPNNSSR